From Pontibacter actiniarum, a single genomic window includes:
- a CDS encoding HEPN domain-containing protein — METVWRGSEAEEALGFLAPPELNGDVAQIISFLAETVQPEKIFLLHPPDLDGESEAGYVDLVVVLPCKPHIRFAEHQGLVEFASLRHRQVTCSLHRSDAVRAALEKGHVFYSLCCRPEKLVYDNNSEAYPQTPKHLWQGIAARASKTFEVSYGRAQSFYACACQRREIEDDAIMPFLLHQAVELTYRAVLLSLMEKETHTHSIKALIKHSRRVAPQLAAVFPRDTPEERQLVHLLEESYLKARYDQDFSVGKATVELLFRRVQLLQHTARLVFEQKLKACIELS; from the coding sequence ATGGAAACAGTTTGGAGAGGGAGTGAGGCAGAGGAGGCACTTGGTTTTTTAGCGCCGCCAGAGCTTAACGGGGATGTAGCGCAGATCATCTCATTCCTGGCAGAGACCGTGCAGCCTGAGAAGATCTTCCTGCTCCACCCACCCGACCTGGACGGTGAAAGCGAGGCAGGCTATGTGGACCTTGTGGTGGTACTGCCCTGCAAGCCCCACATCCGCTTTGCCGAGCACCAGGGGCTGGTGGAGTTTGCCAGCCTGCGGCACCGGCAGGTGACCTGCTCGCTGCACCGCTCCGATGCCGTGCGTGCGGCACTTGAGAAAGGGCACGTCTTTTACTCGCTCTGCTGCAGGCCCGAGAAACTGGTGTACGACAACAATAGCGAAGCCTATCCCCAAACGCCAAAGCACCTGTGGCAGGGGATAGCAGCCAGGGCCAGCAAAACCTTTGAAGTCAGCTACGGGCGGGCGCAGTCCTTCTACGCTTGTGCCTGTCAACGCCGGGAAATTGAAGACGATGCCATTATGCCTTTCCTGCTGCACCAGGCAGTGGAGCTAACCTACAGGGCCGTGCTTCTCTCCCTGATGGAGAAGGAAACGCACACGCACTCGATCAAAGCCCTGATCAAGCACAGCCGCCGTGTCGCTCCCCAACTTGCCGCTGTCTTTCCGCGCGATACGCCGGAAGAAAGGCAGTTGGTGCACCTGCTGGAGGAGTCCTATCTGAAGGCCCGTTATGATCAAGATTTTAGTGTAGGCAAGGCAACTGTTGAACTACTCTTCAGGCGCGTGCAACTGCTACAGCATACAGCCAGGCTGGTATTTGAACAGAAACTGAAGGCATGCATAGAATTATCTTAA
- a CDS encoding JAB domain-containing protein codes for MEKLTKKSGLNRIAEIKLTYRSKVKPSERPQVTSSTDCAEVLRQSWDTGKIEFVEQFKVMLLNRANRVLGIYELSTGGVAGTVADPKLIFAAALKACASSIILSHNHPSGNTKPSAADLQLTKKMKQGGELLDIVVLDHIILTSETYYSMADEGLL; via the coding sequence ATGGAAAAGCTGACTAAAAAATCCGGATTGAACAGAATAGCAGAAATCAAGTTGACCTACCGTTCTAAAGTAAAGCCATCCGAGCGTCCACAAGTAACCAGTTCTACCGACTGCGCTGAAGTTCTCCGCCAAAGCTGGGATACTGGAAAAATTGAGTTTGTAGAGCAGTTCAAGGTGATGCTGCTCAACAGAGCCAATAGGGTATTGGGTATTTATGAGCTATCTACAGGAGGGGTAGCAGGCACGGTAGCTGATCCGAAATTAATCTTCGCAGCAGCACTTAAAGCTTGCGCCAGCTCCATCATCCTCAGCCACAACCACCCCTCTGGCAACACCAAACCAAGTGCAGCAGACCTGCAGCTGACAAAGAAAATGAAGCAGGGAGGGGAACTGCTTGACATTGTCGTGCTGGACCACATCATCCTCACCAGCGAAACGTACTACTCCATGGCAGATGAAGGGCTCTTGTAG
- a CDS encoding relaxase/mobilization nuclease domain-containing protein translates to MIGKVMTGKSFSGCVRYVVQKPEATVLAAEGIRTDAVPAMVADFNLQRRLRPELEKAVGHLALSWSVHDKAKLNEQILVERAKEYLEKMQIRDTQYLVVLHRDREHPHLHIVYNRVNYEGKTISDKFQHRRNARVCREMTERHGYYLAPGKDRVNRQRLKGADKAKYALHDAIRQALPQAKSWPELESLLQIKGITIDYKYKRGADQVQGVSFRRGLLSFKGSSIDRGLSYGAISRQLEQNRQQALQHSIAAKQQKGLTPANTSPGSISRGRDLTRHDPMGPLESLLAPTTGQAAEAANSPDYHFKKKKSKKKRRIRL, encoded by the coding sequence ATGATCGGCAAAGTGATGACCGGTAAGAGCTTTTCGGGCTGCGTACGCTATGTGGTGCAGAAGCCCGAGGCTACGGTGCTGGCCGCAGAGGGCATTCGTACTGATGCCGTACCGGCCATGGTGGCGGACTTTAACCTGCAGCGCAGGCTCCGGCCCGAACTGGAGAAGGCCGTGGGGCACCTCGCCCTGAGCTGGAGCGTGCATGACAAGGCAAAGCTCAATGAGCAAATCTTGGTGGAGCGGGCAAAGGAGTACCTGGAAAAGATGCAGATCAGGGATACGCAGTACCTGGTGGTGCTGCACCGGGACCGAGAGCACCCGCACCTGCACATCGTCTACAACCGGGTCAACTACGAGGGGAAGACGATCTCCGACAAATTCCAGCACCGGCGCAACGCCAGGGTGTGCCGGGAGATGACCGAGCGCCACGGCTACTACCTGGCCCCGGGCAAGGATCGGGTGAACCGCCAGCGCCTGAAAGGGGCCGACAAGGCAAAGTACGCGCTGCATGACGCAATCCGGCAGGCGCTGCCACAGGCCAAAAGCTGGCCAGAGCTGGAAAGCCTGTTACAAATTAAAGGCATCACCATCGACTACAAGTACAAACGGGGAGCAGACCAGGTGCAGGGCGTGAGCTTTCGCCGGGGATTGCTGAGCTTCAAGGGCTCCAGCATCGACCGGGGCCTGAGCTACGGGGCTATCAGCAGACAGCTCGAGCAGAACCGGCAGCAAGCGCTGCAGCATTCGATTGCTGCCAAACAGCAAAAGGGCCTTACGCCTGCAAATACTTCCCCTGGAAGTATTTCTAGAGGCAGAGACCTTACTCGCCACGACCCTATGGGCCCGTTGGAGAGCCTGCTGGCCCCCACCACAGGACAGGCAGCGGAGGCGGCCAATTCACCTGATTACCACTTCAAGAAAAAGAAAAGCAAAAAGAAAAGGAGAATTCGCTTATGA
- a CDS encoding sensor histidine kinase, whose protein sequence is MRLLQKATRSYILFTSLLFLIAGGLLYGLLTDIIEQEATEQLLGNERRIAEQLRHGQHIINLPPVLEVSKLNRPIQESITVKDTIAFDNVENELEAFLQVSSVRNISGHSYRIVLRQMIVEPVEYMSTIGLSMAIVMVLLLMFTVLMNRIFFHQLWSAFYRSLATLKGFSVHQNTPLKLEDSSILEFSELNAAIGKLTEKARSDFRALKEFSENASHETQTPLAIIQARLDELLQDPALSEQQANHIQSAYVAAQKLSKLNQTLLLLTKIENQQFKNTELININDLIGRQISQLDDFVRDKGLQVHVNQQGTLTVLSNPALVDMLISNLLSNAIRHNVRKGFIEVMVTARSLTVKNSGVPLKGSPAKLFERFHKANPSSSSLGLGLAIVRSVCNLYGWQVQYQAEDNTHILLILF, encoded by the coding sequence ATGAGGCTGCTACAAAAAGCGACACGCTCTTATATACTGTTTACTTCGCTCCTGTTCCTGATCGCGGGAGGGTTACTCTATGGGCTTCTGACGGACATCATTGAGCAAGAGGCCACCGAACAGCTGCTCGGCAATGAGCGCCGCATTGCCGAGCAGCTGCGACACGGTCAGCATATCATCAATCTTCCACCGGTGTTGGAGGTTAGTAAGCTAAACCGACCTATACAGGAAAGTATAACAGTAAAGGACACCATCGCTTTCGATAATGTTGAAAACGAACTGGAAGCTTTTCTCCAGGTGTCCTCTGTCCGGAATATAAGCGGACACTCGTACCGTATCGTGTTGAGGCAGATGATCGTAGAGCCGGTAGAATACATGTCTACCATTGGTCTCTCCATGGCTATCGTCATGGTGCTCCTGCTTATGTTCACGGTATTGATGAACAGGATCTTCTTTCATCAGCTCTGGAGCGCTTTTTATCGAAGCCTTGCGACCCTAAAAGGATTTTCAGTTCATCAAAACACGCCACTCAAGCTCGAAGACAGCTCTATACTTGAATTCTCAGAGCTGAATGCAGCTATTGGAAAGCTGACAGAGAAGGCACGCTCAGATTTCAGGGCGCTCAAGGAGTTCTCCGAGAATGCCTCTCATGAGACACAAACCCCCTTGGCTATCATACAGGCCAGACTGGACGAACTGCTGCAGGATCCGGCGCTCAGCGAGCAGCAGGCTAACCATATACAATCAGCTTATGTAGCCGCCCAAAAATTGTCTAAACTAAACCAAACGCTACTACTACTCACCAAAATTGAAAACCAGCAGTTCAAAAACACTGAGTTAATCAATATCAATGATTTGATAGGTAGGCAAATCAGCCAGCTGGATGACTTTGTGAGGGACAAAGGGTTGCAGGTACATGTGAACCAACAAGGCACATTAACCGTGCTATCTAATCCCGCTTTGGTTGATATGCTTATCTCCAACCTGTTAAGCAACGCCATCAGGCACAACGTCAGAAAAGGATTTATAGAGGTTATGGTGACGGCCCGCTCCCTCACCGTCAAAAATAGCGGCGTGCCGCTAAAAGGATCACCCGCTAAGCTGTTCGAGCGCTTCCATAAAGCCAACCCTTCTTCCTCTTCCCTGGGCTTGGGCTTAGCCATTGTGCGCTCTGTCTGTAACCTGTATGGTTGGCAAGTGCAGTATCAGGCTGAAGACAATACCCATATCCTATTAATACTTTTTTAA
- a CDS encoding HD domain-containing protein, whose product MIRIQVFSKFLHHFRAKIEWCNCVKSLKRKNMVKCDTEEKLSAQAQAYCSHLLQHKLPPGLFYHNILHTQAVAEAAVAIGLGCGLPPQSLQVLQMAAWFHDTGYAYKYKGHEQESCALAKEFLREQNADDLLLGQVIACIAATKQPQAPKSLLEKILCDADMCHLGQTSYAGSSDLLRKEIEVFTGEEFSDAAWHRQNVQFLSEHSYFTAFARKTFDAQKKLNLEHEIKLLQHSNKT is encoded by the coding sequence ATGATCCGTATCCAGGTTTTCTCCAAGTTCTTACATCATTTTAGGGCAAAAATAGAATGGTGCAACTGCGTGAAGAGCTTAAAGCGTAAAAATATGGTGAAATGCGATACCGAGGAGAAGCTGTCAGCGCAGGCGCAAGCCTACTGTTCGCACCTGCTCCAACACAAACTGCCTCCCGGCCTCTTTTACCACAACATACTACATACCCAGGCAGTAGCAGAAGCCGCTGTGGCAATAGGGTTGGGCTGCGGGCTGCCGCCGCAAAGCCTCCAGGTGCTGCAGATGGCCGCCTGGTTCCATGATACCGGTTATGCCTACAAATATAAAGGCCATGAGCAAGAGAGCTGCGCACTGGCCAAGGAGTTTCTTCGTGAACAGAATGCGGACGACCTTCTTCTTGGGCAAGTAATCGCCTGCATTGCAGCAACCAAACAACCGCAAGCCCCCAAAAGCCTGCTAGAGAAAATCCTGTGCGACGCCGACATGTGCCACCTGGGCCAAACGAGTTATGCAGGTTCCTCTGATTTGCTACGAAAGGAAATCGAAGTTTTCACAGGCGAAGAATTTTCTGACGCTGCCTGGCACCGTCAAAACGTGCAGTTTCTGTCCGAGCACAGCTATTTCACAGCTTTTGCCCGGAAAACCTTCGACGCTCAGAAAAAGCTGAACCTGGAACACGAAATTAAGCTTCTTCAACATTCAAATAAGACCTAA
- a CDS encoding toprim domain-containing protein — MNIEQINSELSITDLLASQGIQPARKRGADWWYISPIRAAERTPSFKVNTHLNRWYDHGSGEGGKVFDLALRLHRTASIREVIQLLSGHSCLSAASPAITASSMDKNNRPEHEPDKDSDTRRLQVLASSPLEEKSRMTVYLRQRGISLRTAVPYCREVGFSINARQHSAIGFENRSGGYELRNPWFKGSSSPKDITFIDRGANSVCLLEGFMDFLSLLELWPHLKASASFLVLNSLTQLGKGLEVLGRHKQVLLFLDHDPPGRKVTERLLRSELNCQDVSALYRGHKDVNAYLASGQRQAKRHRLRLGHL, encoded by the coding sequence ATGAACATAGAGCAGATCAACAGCGAGCTTTCCATCACCGACTTGCTGGCAAGCCAGGGCATACAGCCTGCCCGTAAAAGGGGTGCGGACTGGTGGTACATCTCCCCGATCCGCGCCGCCGAGCGCACCCCCTCCTTCAAGGTCAACACGCACCTGAACCGCTGGTACGACCACGGCAGCGGGGAGGGAGGCAAGGTCTTCGACCTGGCCCTGCGCCTGCACCGAACCGCTTCGATCCGGGAAGTTATCCAGCTACTCTCCGGCCATTCCTGCCTTTCCGCGGCGTCGCCTGCCATTACCGCATCTTCAATGGATAAAAATAATCGCCCAGAGCACGAGCCTGACAAGGACAGCGACACCCGTCGCCTCCAAGTGCTAGCCTCCAGCCCCCTGGAAGAGAAGAGCCGGATGACAGTTTACCTGCGCCAGCGCGGCATCAGCCTCCGGACGGCTGTCCCTTACTGCCGGGAGGTGGGCTTCTCCATCAATGCGAGGCAACATTCAGCCATCGGATTTGAAAACCGCTCGGGCGGCTATGAGCTGCGCAACCCCTGGTTCAAGGGCTCCTCCTCCCCCAAGGACATCACATTCATCGACCGCGGCGCCAATAGCGTCTGCCTGCTGGAAGGGTTCATGGATTTCCTGTCACTCCTGGAGCTCTGGCCACACCTGAAGGCAAGTGCCAGCTTCCTGGTACTCAACTCCCTCACCCAGCTGGGCAAGGGCCTGGAGGTGCTCGGGCGGCATAAGCAAGTGCTACTGTTCCTGGATCATGACCCGCCCGGTAGAAAGGTGACTGAGCGACTTCTCCGCTCGGAGCTGAACTGCCAGGACGTCTCTGCCCTCTACCGCGGTCACAAGGACGTGAACGCTTACCTGGCGTCGGGGCAGCGGCAGGCAAAGCGGCACCGGCTACGGCTCGGCCACCTCTAA
- a CDS encoding helix-turn-helix transcriptional regulator, with translation METVIVKRPLHLGNQVRRVRASLGLKQAALAGELGTTQQNISRIEQEEHVDELMLEKIAGALGVSKDAIKEFGPDNAAFKPAASNQYPVKLEAESTINECGNSPAQSSVDLIGKLVELVDENRKLYERLLTSEREKTELLQQLKQA, from the coding sequence ATGGAAACAGTAATCGTAAAACGTCCGCTTCACCTGGGCAACCAGGTTCGGCGGGTGCGTGCATCTCTTGGGCTAAAGCAGGCAGCCTTGGCCGGTGAACTGGGCACCACGCAGCAGAACATCTCCCGCATTGAGCAGGAAGAACATGTAGATGAACTGATGCTGGAGAAGATCGCAGGAGCACTCGGGGTGTCTAAAGATGCTATTAAGGAGTTTGGTCCAGATAATGCTGCCTTCAAACCTGCAGCATCAAATCAATATCCAGTAAAACTTGAAGCTGAATCCACTATAAATGAATGTGGAAACTCGCCTGCGCAAAGCTCGGTTGATCTCATAGGGAAATTAGTGGAGCTAGTGGATGAAAACAGAAAGCTCTATGAGCGCCTGCTGACCAGTGAGAGAGAAAAGACCGAACTCCTGCAGCAACTAAAACAAGCTTAA
- a CDS encoding plasmid mobilization protein: MEVETTPYQRSERKQGGRPAKKVKRNFTLVVRVTETERLLVAGKAREAGLSLSAWFRAAAKKTTVTARLRPEEMATLRMLSGLANNLNQLARLAHREGLLSVQGKCRQALDEINRTLHLVGRDDRQSDDR, encoded by the coding sequence ATGGAAGTAGAAACGACACCGTACCAAAGGTCAGAGAGAAAGCAGGGCGGCCGCCCCGCCAAAAAGGTAAAGCGGAACTTCACCCTTGTGGTACGGGTAACTGAGACTGAGCGGCTGCTCGTCGCGGGTAAGGCCCGAGAGGCAGGGCTCAGCCTCTCAGCCTGGTTCAGGGCAGCGGCTAAGAAAACAACGGTCACCGCACGCCTTCGCCCTGAGGAAATGGCCACACTGCGCATGCTCTCAGGCCTTGCCAACAACCTCAACCAGCTGGCCCGGCTGGCGCACCGCGAGGGGCTGCTGTCAGTCCAGGGCAAATGCCGCCAAGCGCTTGACGAGATTAACCGCACGCTTCACTTAGTTGGTAGAGATGATCGGCAAAGTGATGACCGGTAA
- a CDS encoding helix-turn-helix domain-containing protein, with the protein MENFTFEQMPQAMRLLHEKMDRLELLLTEQHTPQDTETIFNVTQAAAFLHLSVSTLYVKACRREVPYNKQGKRLYFYKSELEEWVRKGRKKTVSEIQEEAQQHMLRVARKA; encoded by the coding sequence ATGGAAAACTTCACCTTCGAGCAAATGCCCCAGGCCATGCGCCTGCTGCACGAGAAAATGGACCGCCTGGAGCTGCTGCTTACCGAGCAGCACACCCCGCAAGACACGGAGACGATTTTCAACGTCACGCAGGCCGCCGCCTTCCTCCACCTGTCCGTCTCCACCCTCTACGTGAAGGCCTGCCGCCGGGAGGTCCCTTACAACAAGCAGGGCAAGCGGCTTTACTTCTACAAGAGCGAGCTGGAGGAGTGGGTGCGCAAGGGACGGAAAAAGACGGTCTCCGAGATACAGGAAGAGGCGCAGCAACACATGCTACGAGTAGCCAGGAAAGCCTGA
- a CDS encoding phosphatase PAP2 family protein: protein MSAYLATPKFLMRGAWLSFLILLLSPRTHLQGQDTMVVPHTGYQAQYTLPDNVITEDSHQTTYLRNTLYVTGTAALWTAAFVLTDEPLQQYAQRYRGKVSNSFAQVVEPLGRQRYWVPAAGAVFVGGLLAKDQKLRKVALISFGSVVVNATLTSALKNAIGRYRPSETSENEVFDASLNPFIHNPHSSLPSSHTSTAFAVATSVATVYADHKLIPPIAYGVATLVGLSRIHDNAHWGSDVLAGAAVGYLSSKGVSYLYDWADHRLRARKQRLVLTPQVSPGTAGLGATLIF from the coding sequence ATGTCAGCATACTTGGCTACACCAAAATTCTTGATGCGAGGCGCTTGGCTAAGCTTTTTGATTCTGCTGCTCTCCCCCCGCACCCACTTGCAGGGACAGGATACCATGGTAGTACCTCACACGGGGTATCAGGCGCAGTATACCCTTCCTGACAATGTTATAACAGAAGATTCGCATCAGACTACCTATTTAAGAAATACGCTTTATGTCACAGGCACAGCCGCCTTATGGACAGCTGCATTTGTACTAACAGATGAGCCCCTCCAGCAGTACGCGCAGCGTTATCGGGGCAAGGTAAGCAATAGCTTTGCACAAGTCGTGGAGCCACTCGGTAGGCAAAGGTACTGGGTACCCGCTGCCGGGGCTGTGTTTGTTGGCGGCCTCCTGGCAAAAGACCAGAAGCTAAGGAAGGTCGCCCTGATTTCATTTGGAAGCGTGGTTGTAAATGCCACACTCACCAGTGCCCTAAAGAACGCTATCGGCAGGTATAGGCCTAGTGAGACCTCAGAGAATGAGGTATTTGATGCTTCCCTTAACCCATTCATCCACAACCCCCATAGCTCTCTGCCGTCCTCGCATACTTCCACGGCCTTTGCCGTCGCTACCTCGGTGGCAACTGTTTATGCCGACCATAAACTCATACCGCCAATCGCCTACGGCGTTGCGACACTTGTCGGCCTTTCACGGATACACGATAACGCACACTGGGGGTCAGATGTATTGGCAGGCGCCGCAGTAGGCTACTTGAGCTCAAAAGGCGTAAGTTACCTTTACGATTGGGCAGACCATAGGCTCAGAGCCCGCAAACAAAGGCTTGTGCTTACTCCACAAGTCAGCCCTGGAACCGCAGGTTTGGGCGCAACTTTAATTTTTTAG
- a CDS encoding nucleotidyl transferase AbiEii/AbiGii toxin family protein: MEHKMILHLNKQLFRQAAQFTAQQMGIPDIYVEKDYWVTFALHTIFHHAIGTDTVFKGGTALSKCYHLIERFSEDIDLAVLRREGESNNRLTTKIRTISEVVGTALPEVSIERLTHKMGMNRKTAHSYGKEFQGTYGQVRDAIVVEATWLGHFEPHTTRKVNSFVGDMMLRNEQGALAEENGLMPFEVRALEPTRTICEKIMSLVRFSYGEYPLENLKQKIRHTYDLHVLLGQEEFTAFLNSDNFDKMLLKVGQDDVISFRNNNSWLRHHPLEAFIFSELENVWEELKPTFNGSFKNLVYGTLPADTAIFATLIKIRERLSNVVWAIELDDRPSVA, translated from the coding sequence ATGGAACATAAGATGATACTGCACCTAAACAAGCAACTCTTCCGGCAGGCTGCTCAGTTTACGGCACAGCAAATGGGCATTCCTGATATATATGTGGAAAAGGACTATTGGGTGACGTTTGCCCTGCACACCATCTTCCACCATGCTATTGGGACCGATACCGTGTTCAAGGGCGGAACAGCACTTTCCAAGTGCTACCACTTGATAGAGAGGTTCTCGGAGGACATAGACTTGGCGGTATTAAGACGTGAAGGAGAGTCAAACAACAGGCTGACCACCAAGATCAGGACCATCAGCGAAGTGGTAGGCACAGCATTACCTGAAGTAAGCATAGAGAGGCTGACCCATAAAATGGGCATGAACCGCAAAACGGCGCACTCCTACGGGAAAGAGTTTCAGGGGACTTACGGTCAGGTAAGGGATGCCATTGTAGTGGAGGCTACATGGCTAGGACACTTTGAACCTCATACAACTCGGAAAGTAAACTCATTTGTTGGGGACATGATGTTGCGCAACGAACAGGGCGCTCTGGCTGAAGAGAACGGGCTGATGCCATTTGAAGTACGGGCACTGGAGCCCACACGAACTATCTGTGAAAAGATCATGAGCCTAGTGCGGTTCTCCTACGGAGAATATCCGTTGGAGAACCTAAAGCAGAAGATAAGGCATACCTACGATCTGCACGTACTTTTGGGACAGGAGGAATTTACTGCTTTCCTTAACTCCGACAACTTCGATAAAATGCTTCTAAAGGTAGGGCAAGATGACGTGATAAGCTTCAGAAATAACAACAGCTGGCTACGGCACCACCCTTTGGAAGCTTTTATCTTTAGTGAACTGGAAAACGTTTGGGAGGAACTGAAACCGACTTTCAATGGTAGCTTTAAAAACCTTGTGTACGGCACACTGCCCGCCGATACTGCTATTTTTGCCACTTTAATTAAAATAAGAGAAAGGCTATCAAACGTTGTCTGGGCAATTGAGCTAGATGATAGGCCTAGTGTAGCATAG
- a CDS encoding response regulator transcription factor produces MKILLVEDEVNLLNTTSNYLRKEGYLCEEAPSYLAAEDKIATHQYDVVILDLTLPDGNGLDLLHKLKALYPDTGVLIVSARNSLDDRLTGLDLGADDYITKPFFLAELNSRINAIIRRRQFKGSATVVFNEIEVLPDAMQVKVNGNLLELTKKEYDLLLYFVTNKNRVLTREAIAEHSWGDHADSADNFDFIYSHIKNLRRKIVQAGGTDYLHTVYGVGYKFSST; encoded by the coding sequence ATGAAAATACTGCTTGTTGAGGACGAGGTAAACCTTCTCAATACAACCTCCAATTATTTGCGCAAAGAGGGCTACTTATGCGAGGAGGCCCCATCCTACCTGGCTGCCGAGGACAAGATAGCCACGCATCAATACGATGTCGTGATTTTAGACCTGACACTCCCAGATGGAAACGGGCTGGACTTATTACATAAGTTAAAAGCGCTCTATCCTGACACAGGCGTTTTGATAGTCTCGGCCAGGAACTCCCTGGATGACCGGCTTACAGGCTTGGACCTGGGAGCTGATGATTACATCACCAAGCCTTTTTTTCTTGCTGAATTAAACTCCCGTATCAATGCCATCATCCGCCGCAGGCAGTTTAAGGGAAGTGCTACTGTCGTGTTTAACGAAATCGAGGTGCTGCCTGATGCCATGCAGGTGAAAGTAAACGGCAATCTGCTGGAGTTAACCAAAAAGGAGTACGACTTGCTCCTCTACTTTGTCACAAACAAAAACCGCGTGCTCACCAGAGAGGCCATCGCAGAGCACAGTTGGGGAGACCACGCAGACTCAGCGGATAACTTTGACTTCATTTACTCACACATAAAGAACCTGCGCCGAAAGATCGTGCAGGCAGGGGGGACAGACTACCTCCACACGGTTTACGGCGTTGGGTATAAATTCTCCTCCACATGA
- a CDS encoding phosphatase PAP2 family protein: MFKKPFTLISSQVDKLFELPMIKELERKHPKFVGFLHDRLGVQGFFGLPFTTLLIAVFVNFAVLSELSEHIVNSPGMKAVDTSVTMFFFNLRTDLLSSAIYYFTQLGSVYGVGFTFVTAMGVLLLKGKWHHGVALLVSVLGSGISIYFTKAYFHRERPMDVGYYDLSSFSFPSGHAAGSVALVGMLCILIYQERDQIKAASAWLWLGLLYILLIGFSRIYLGVHFLTDVAGGYLLGSLWVMVALSLLEFLLLHQRRNRHSV, from the coding sequence ATGTTCAAGAAACCCTTTACCCTTATATCCTCGCAGGTCGATAAGTTGTTTGAGCTGCCAATGATAAAAGAGCTGGAAAGAAAGCACCCCAAATTCGTTGGCTTCCTCCACGACCGTTTGGGAGTACAGGGTTTCTTCGGCTTGCCCTTTACCACACTACTGATAGCCGTGTTCGTTAACTTTGCTGTGCTGTCGGAGCTATCGGAGCACATCGTAAACTCCCCGGGCATGAAAGCCGTGGATACTTCGGTTACCATGTTCTTCTTTAACCTTCGAACCGATCTTCTCAGCAGCGCTATTTACTACTTTACCCAGTTGGGTTCGGTGTACGGGGTAGGCTTTACCTTTGTCACGGCCATGGGTGTGCTTCTCCTAAAGGGGAAATGGCATCATGGCGTGGCACTTTTGGTATCAGTGCTAGGCAGCGGTATCTCCATTTATTTTACGAAGGCTTATTTTCACCGCGAGCGCCCCATGGATGTCGGGTACTATGACCTAAGCTCGTTTTCCTTCCCCAGTGGCCACGCCGCCGGATCAGTAGCCTTGGTAGGCATGCTTTGTATTTTAATATACCAGGAGCGGGATCAAATAAAGGCTGCGTCTGCATGGCTGTGGCTGGGGTTGCTTTACATCCTACTAATTGGGTTTAGCCGCATTTACCTGGGGGTGCATTTTCTGACTGATGTGGCAGGCGGTTATCTGTTGGGCAGCCTGTGGGTGATGGTGGCGCTATCTCTTCTGGAGTTCCTCCTCCTGCACCAGAGAAGAAACCGGCACTCAGTCTAG
- a CDS encoding helix-turn-helix domain-containing protein yields the protein MKPAHIGRKISRIRELRGIKQETLAQELGVSQQTVSRIEASEAVEEDILAKVAKILGVQPEAIKNFSEEAVFNIIGNNYHDHSSSLNYQCTFNPLDKLMEVIEENKKLYERLLQSEREKVEILRER from the coding sequence ATGAAACCAGCACATATTGGCCGTAAGATCAGCCGCATCCGCGAGCTGCGCGGCATCAAGCAGGAAACGCTTGCCCAGGAGTTGGGCGTGAGCCAGCAGACTGTATCCAGAATAGAAGCGAGTGAGGCTGTGGAAGAAGATATTCTGGCTAAGGTTGCGAAGATACTGGGTGTTCAGCCTGAAGCCATCAAGAACTTTAGCGAGGAAGCAGTTTTTAATATCATTGGCAATAATTATCATGACCATTCATCATCTCTAAACTATCAATGCACTTTTAATCCTTTGGATAAGTTGATGGAAGTGATTGAGGAGAATAAGAAACTGTATGAGCGTTTGTTGCAGAGCGAGCGGGAGAAGGTGGAGATTTTGCGAGAACGGTAA